The nucleotide window CATCAAGGGAACCAAGCGAGCCAAAGGGTTTAGGAAGGACCCGCTCACGGTCGCTCAGGTGAAAGAACTGCTCATAGGCATTGACCTTTCTACTTCGGACGGGAAGCGGGACTATGCCCTTCTGAACCTACTCGTCAGGACAGGCTTGCGGACAGTGGAGGCTGCCAGGGCAGACGTTGGTGACATTAGCCAGGAGAGCGGAGAAGCGGTTCTCTGGGTTCAAGGCAAGGGGAGGGATACGAAAGACGAACTCGTTCTGCTCACCGATGCAACCCTGAAACCTATCCACGAGTATATACGGCTGAGGGCCGGTATACACGACTTGGCACCGCTCTTCGTTTCTCATAGCGACAGGAATCGGAATCAGAGGCTTACTACACGTAGCATTTCGAGGATAGCTAAGAGCCGTATGAAATCGATAGGCTTGGACAGTGGTAGATTCACGGCGCACAGCCTGAGACACACGGCTATCACATTGTCCCTGCAGGGCGGAGCTTCTGTGCAGGAAGCAAGAGTTCTGGGCAGGCACGCAGACGTGAATACGACCCTCATCTATGCTCACAACATAGACCGGATAGTCCACGCCCCAGAGAGGAAGATTGATGCAGTTTTGGCTATGGAGTGCTGAATGAAGCCTTGTATGTCGGTTATTTTCGCATACCGGACATGCCTGCGAATGGTCAGTACGCACCTCAAAAGCCAAACGTGACGAGTCTTTGGCTCACAAGGCGCTCCTGCACTACCATTTGGGTATAGACTGAAGACACCGAAAGGAGCACGGCTGTCAGACCCAAATAGATTGCTCCAGAAGCTATCTTGGGTATTGGATCAAAAGCGAAGCGGCGGCTCGGAAGGGCGAGCTTTCGGGAGAGTATCGTGGAATCCCAAGAAATACCATCTCAACAGGCTCATCCAGTCTCCCCTTGTGAAGCGTTCGGCCTTCAGCGACCATTCTGGGTCGATGGGAACTATAACTTTGCCGATGAGAGCCTTCTCAACATTCTGCATGCGCCTGATCGCCATTCTCACTTTGCCAGCATATTCTTTTTCTTCATTGAGTATCTGCTTGAAATTGCCTGGCGTAGTGAGTGTCTGTCCTGCCGCAGATTCAAGTGCAATAGCAGAGGCATCACGTACCCAAGGCTTGTCTTCACCCTCAAGAGTGATTAATCCCAAATCATGTGGTTTGACCATAGGGAATTCCTTTCTCAGTTCCCGATTGGAGGCACCTTGTTTGTGTCTCGTTCTAATCTTCTTTATAGTGGCAAGAGCCAAGTGATAACCTATGATTCCATGTTTGGTCAACAGGGGAAATAGCCTGCGTTTGTAAGTCTTTGATTTCACAAGGGGCCTGTGGAAGAGGTTCAAGAACAGTTTTATGAACTTGAAGTACATATGAAGATGTTGTGTTTCCTTGCAGAAGTCGAAGAAGAAGAACTGACGCCTAGGGATCTGCTTCTGCATCTCGGCAAACTGTACGATATCCAAGAAATCCTTGTACCTCTCAGAAAAGTCCCGTTTCATTTTCCCGACTGTCTCCATAATCTCTTGGGCATCGGCCTGGAATCTGGATGCCCAGCCCTTCATGTCTACTTGCTTCCGTTTCATCTTGGAGGACAAGATCTTATCCATCTTTTCTCTGTCGAGAGACATTTTTCTTACCTTTATGTCCAAGTAGGATTCGATGACCCTTAGCTCTTTGAGCATTCTTCTGAAGTTCGCTATATCTAGGTCCCAAGAATAGAATTTTTCCGTTTTGCCCGATATATCTATGCTGAGGTCTAGCACATCAGAAAAAGTCTTGGTGTAGCCTGTCCTGTAGTCAATTTCCTCAAATCCAGCTTTCAGGAGTTTAGAAGGAGTGATACCCTTTAGCAATTCGGTGGGGATAGGCTCCGTGAAGTAGGGAAACTTACCGTTAAGCCTAAACGATCTGAAAGACTCCAAGCCGTTACTGATGTCTTCTGACACTT belongs to candidate division TA06 bacterium and includes:
- a CDS encoding integrase, giving the protein MRWPETGKGKISWPVAPRVEEFGTRPSDLDALVGSFLLSQDVSQSSRTTYGKGLRRFLSWLATEEIQMPRREDILAYKEHLKAKGFSPPTISNYLVAVRKFFDWTEGIRLYPNVARGIKGTKRAKGFRKDPLTVAQVKELLIGIDLSTSDGKRDYALLNLLVRTGLRTVEAARADVGDISQESGEAVLWVQGKGRDTKDELVLLTDATLKPIHEYIRLRAGIHDLAPLFVSHSDRNRNQRLTTRSISRIAKSRMKSIGLDSGRFTAHSLRHTAITLSLQGGASVQEARVLGRHADVNTTLIYAHNIDRIVHAPERKIDAVLAMEC